Proteins from one Salvelinus namaycush isolate Seneca chromosome 34, SaNama_1.0, whole genome shotgun sequence genomic window:
- the il4i1 gene encoding L-amino-acid oxidase: protein MIPYVALCKYFPVVIVVVIVFSVNGYIEDPLFDCLQDSDYAELLEIVNRGLPFTKTPHHIAIIGGGIAGLTAAKFLEDAGHKVTLIEASGRIGGRVETYRNRREGWYAELGAMRIPSFHKILLSFALKMGLGLNPFIQDDINTYYHVNGLLQKTYTVKENPDVLNYPLTDKERGKSAGHLFDLALWKIRDDIKTAGCKAMLRKYDSYSVKEYLVKEGNLSRGALRMIGDILNENSLFYASLTEMLYIQSDINDNTVYYEITDGFDHLPRAFYQALNSTILLNSKVRLISQTSSNVTLSYQDWRNPSSLTNLTVDYALVTATAKATLFMDFQPPLSPQKMEALRSVHYASSTKVVLSFSERFWEKEGIKGGKSITDLPSRFIYYPSHSFPGTAGGALLASYTCSDDSTLFQGVSEDELKALVLDDLVKIHGEVIRPLCTGGLVKKWGLDPFSLGAFAIYTPYQQTDYASDLFRNESRVHFAGEHTALPHAWIETAMKSALRAARNISNLA from the exons ATGATACCCTATGTGGCGTTGTGCAAATATT TTCCTGTCGTTATAGTTGTGGTCATAGTTTTCAGTGTCAATGGATACATTGAAGATCCTCTTTTTGACTGCCTGCAAGATTCAGACTATGCCGAACTCCTTGAAATTGTGAACAGAGGTCTTCCCTTCACAAAGACACCTCATCATATTGCCATCATCGGTGGTGGTATTGCTGGACTGACTGCAGCAAAGTTTCTGGAGGACGCAGGGCACAAG gtgactttaaTAGAGGCAAGTGGTCGAATTGGAGGACGGGTTGAGACCTACAGAAATAGAAGAGAGGGATGGTATGCAGAACTGGGTGCTATGAGGATCCCTAGCTTTCACAA AATTCTTTTATCATTTGCATTAAAAATGGGCCTTGGACTGAATCCATTTATCCAGGATGACATCAACACATATTACCATGTGAACGGGTTGCTGCAGAAAACATATACGGTTAAAGAGAACCCAGACGTGCTGAACTATCCCTTGACTGACAAGGAAAGGGGAAAATCGGCTGGTCATCTCTTCGACTTGGCCCTGTGGAAG ATAAGGGATGATATCAAGACAGCTGGCTGCAAGGCCATGTTGAGAAAATATGACTCGTACTCAGTCAAG GAGTATCTAGTGAAGGAGGGGAACCTGAGTCGTGGTGCCCTGCGCATGATTGGAGATATCCTGAATGAGAACAGCCTCTTCTACGCATCACTTACTGAGATGCTGTATATTCAGTCAGATATTAACGACAACACTGT CTATTACGAGATCACTGATGGGTTTGACCATTTACCAAGGGCATTTTACCAGGCCCTCAACAGCACCATCCTTCTCAACTCCAAGGTCCGACTCATCAGTCAAACCAGCAGCAACGTGACCCTATCCTACCAGGACTGGCGCAATCCATCCTCCCTGACCAACCTTACAGTAGACTATGCCCTGGTGACAGCTACAGCAAAGGCCACCCTCTTCATGGACTTCCAACCCCCGCTGTCACCCCAGAAGATGGAGGCCCTGCGGTCCGTGCACTACGCCAGCTCCACCAAGGTGGTCCTCAGCTTCAGCGAGAGATTCTGGGAAAAGGAGGGCATCAAAGGGGGGAAGAGCATCACGGATCTCCCCTCTCGTTTCATCTACTACCCTAGCCACAGCTTCCCAGGCACGGCTGGGGGGGCTCTCCTGGCATCCTACACCTGTTCCGATGACTCCACTCTGTTCCAGGGGGTGAGCGAGGATGAGCTGAAGGCTTTGGTGCTGGATGACCTAGTAAAGATCCATGGGGAGGTTATACGTCCTCTCTGCACTGGAGGGTTAGTGAAGAAGTGGGGGCTGGATCCCTTCAGCCTGGGGGCTTTTGCCATTTACACACCTTACCAGCAGACGGACTACGCCTCAGACCTGTTCAGGAATGAGAGCAGAGTCCACTTTGCTGGGGAGCACACTGCCCTACCTCACGCTTGGATCGAGACTGCCATGAAATCTGCACTAAGGGCAGCCAGGAACATCAGTAACCTGGCATGA
- the LOC120028838 gene encoding mitochondrial import inner membrane translocase subunit Tim8 A-like codes for MDGFDLNSSEKADASELQRMIAIEQQKAQFQAQVHNFTDVCWDKCMEGSPSSKLDSRTETCLVNCVDRFIDTTLSITNRFTQMVQKGAH; via the exons ATGGACGGCTTTGATTTAAATTCGTCAGAAAAGGCTGATGCTTCAGAACTCCAAAGGATGATCGCAATTGAACAACAGAAAGCGCAGTTTCAGGCCCAG GTGCATAACTTCACAGATGTCTGCTGGGACAAGTGCATGGAGGGGAGCCCGAGTTCAAAACTGGATTCACGGACAGAGACTTGCCTCGTGAACTGTGTTGACCGCTTCATTGACACTACCTTGTCTATAACCAACCGGTTCACGCAGATGGTGCAGAAGGGTGCCCATTGA
- the LOC120028607 gene encoding succinate dehydrogenase [ubiquinone] cytochrome b small subunit B, mitochondrial-like gives MAAIVRISSVCHRGVKLQFYRSSLLARHLVTQQKDQDRSYLLTARIHGSSSLRAGSVSKAASLHWTGERVVSVLLLAMGPAAYYFPGPAIDYSLAAALTLHGHWGLGQVLTDYVHGEPKIKMANAGLFLLSTVTFAGLCYFNYNDVGICKAVALLWSK, from the exons ATGGCGGCCATCGTCAGGATAAGTTCGGTCTGCCACAGAGGTGTCAAAC TTCAGTTTTATCGCAGCTCTCTGCTCGCACGACACTTGGTCACACAGCAAAAGGACCAAGACCGGTCCTACCTGTTGACGGCTAGGATTCATGGATCCTCATCTCTCCGTG CCGGCTCTGTGTCCAAAGCTGCCTCCCTGCATTGGACAGGAGAGCGTGTGGTGAGCGTACTGCTGCTGGCGATGGGGCCTGCTGCCTACTACTTCCCTGGACCTGCTATTGACTACTCACTGGCTGCTGCTCTCACCCTGCATGGCCACTG GGGGCTTGGACAAGTCTTAACGGACTACGTTCATGGAGAACCGAAGATCAAGATGGCCAACGCAGGCCTCTTCCTGTTGTCGACTGTCACCTTTGCCGGTCTCTGCTACTTCAACTACAACGATGTAGGCATTTGCAAAGCGGTGGCCCTATTATGGAGCAAATGA